Proteins found in one Choristoneura fumiferana chromosome 16, NRCan_CFum_1, whole genome shotgun sequence genomic segment:
- the LOC141436174 gene encoding death-associated inhibitor of apoptosis 1-like isoform X3, producing the protein MEPVRVPTVSPIDLFKNAPKKANTLPLVSLPVFEPGAGSPASSPGTPPATLSADKPDNHGLSPDMCREDIRLKTFDKWPLTFLSPQTLARNGFYYLGRGDEVRCAFCKVEIMRWEEGDDPAKDHQRWAPQCPFLRKHGVTGNVPIDPAEAVGHDECGVRAPPTGASVYMPGPVHPKYASESARLRTFKDWPKSMRQKPEELAEAGFYYTGHSDKTKCFYCDGGLKDWESHDIPWEQHARWFDRCAYVQLVKGRDYVQKVISEACVVPEEKEATSAPKPEPATTASSTNDDSDTLEDSKLCKICYAEERNVVFVPCGHVVACAKCAMSTNKCPMCRRTFTSAVRLYYS; encoded by the exons ATGGAGCCAGTAAGAG taCCTACGGTATCGCCAATCGATTTGTTCAAGAACGCCCCAAAGAAGGCAAATACACTCCCGCTGGTGAGCCTGCCGGTGTTCGAACCTGGCGCGGGCTCACCAGCCTCCTCGCCCGGCACGCCGCCCGCAACGCTCTCCGCCGACAAACCCGATAACCACGGACTAAGCCCCGACATGTGTCGCGAAGATATCCGGCTCAAAACCTTCGACAAGTGGCCTCTCACCTTCCTAAGCCCCCAAACCTTAGCACGTAATGGATTCTACTACCTCGGCCGTGGCGACGAAGTGCGATGCGCTTTTTGCAAAGTCGAAATCATGCGGTGGGAAGAGGGCGACGACCCCGCCAAGGACCACCAGCGCTGGGCTCCTCAGTGCCCTTTTTTGAGAAAGCACGGCGTTACTGGAAACGTTCCTATCGATCCTGCCGAGGCCGTCGGACACGACGAGTGCGGCGTGCGCGCGCCTCCTACCGGCGCCAGCGTCTATATGCCCGGCCCTGTTCATCCCAAATACGCGTCAGAGTCTGCTCGCCTTCGCACCTTCAAAGACTGGCCCAAAAGCATGAGACAGAAGCCCGAGGAACTAGCGGAAGCCGGATTCTACTACACCGGTCACAGCGACAAGACGAAATGCTTCTACTGCGACGGTGGTTTGAAAGATTGGGAGAGTCACGACATACCATGGGAACAGCACGCTCGGTGGTTCGACCGATGTGCGTACGTGCAGCTCGTCAAAGGCAGAGATTATGTTCAGAAAGTGATATCGGAGGCTTGTGTGGTGCCCGAAGAGAAAGAGGCCACGAGCGCGCCCAAGCCCGAACCCGCGACCACGGCATCCTCCACCAACGACGACTCGGACACTTTGGAAGACTCAAAATTGTGCAAAATATGTTACGCCGAGGAGCGGAATGTGGTGTTCGTGCCTTGCGGGCACGTAGTGGCGTGCGCGAAGTGCGCGATGTCGACCAACAAGTGCCCCATGTGCCGGCGGACTTTCACGAGCGCGGTGCGGCTGTACTACTCGTGA
- the LOC141436174 gene encoding death-associated inhibitor of apoptosis 1-like isoform X1: MAANGPKEDVGGASSSGAPISKELNESTSKTVPTVSPIDLFKNAPKKANTLPLVSLPVFEPGAGSPASSPGTPPATLSADKPDNHGLSPDMCREDIRLKTFDKWPLTFLSPQTLARNGFYYLGRGDEVRCAFCKVEIMRWEEGDDPAKDHQRWAPQCPFLRKHGVTGNVPIDPAEAVGHDECGVRAPPTGASVYMPGPVHPKYASESARLRTFKDWPKSMRQKPEELAEAGFYYTGHSDKTKCFYCDGGLKDWESHDIPWEQHARWFDRCAYVQLVKGRDYVQKVISEACVVPEEKEATSAPKPEPATTASSTNDDSDTLEDSKLCKICYAEERNVVFVPCGHVVACAKCAMSTNKCPMCRRTFTSAVRLYYS; this comes from the exons ATGGCAGCCAATGGGCCGAAGGAAGATGTAGGGGGTGCATCTTCTTCCGGCGCTCCTATCAGCAAAGAATTGAATGAATCAACGTCAAAAACCG taCCTACGGTATCGCCAATCGATTTGTTCAAGAACGCCCCAAAGAAGGCAAATACACTCCCGCTGGTGAGCCTGCCGGTGTTCGAACCTGGCGCGGGCTCACCAGCCTCCTCGCCCGGCACGCCGCCCGCAACGCTCTCCGCCGACAAACCCGATAACCACGGACTAAGCCCCGACATGTGTCGCGAAGATATCCGGCTCAAAACCTTCGACAAGTGGCCTCTCACCTTCCTAAGCCCCCAAACCTTAGCACGTAATGGATTCTACTACCTCGGCCGTGGCGACGAAGTGCGATGCGCTTTTTGCAAAGTCGAAATCATGCGGTGGGAAGAGGGCGACGACCCCGCCAAGGACCACCAGCGCTGGGCTCCTCAGTGCCCTTTTTTGAGAAAGCACGGCGTTACTGGAAACGTTCCTATCGATCCTGCCGAGGCCGTCGGACACGACGAGTGCGGCGTGCGCGCGCCTCCTACCGGCGCCAGCGTCTATATGCCCGGCCCTGTTCATCCCAAATACGCGTCAGAGTCTGCTCGCCTTCGCACCTTCAAAGACTGGCCCAAAAGCATGAGACAGAAGCCCGAGGAACTAGCGGAAGCCGGATTCTACTACACCGGTCACAGCGACAAGACGAAATGCTTCTACTGCGACGGTGGTTTGAAAGATTGGGAGAGTCACGACATACCATGGGAACAGCACGCTCGGTGGTTCGACCGATGTGCGTACGTGCAGCTCGTCAAAGGCAGAGATTATGTTCAGAAAGTGATATCGGAGGCTTGTGTGGTGCCCGAAGAGAAAGAGGCCACGAGCGCGCCCAAGCCCGAACCCGCGACCACGGCATCCTCCACCAACGACGACTCGGACACTTTGGAAGACTCAAAATTGTGCAAAATATGTTACGCCGAGGAGCGGAATGTGGTGTTCGTGCCTTGCGGGCACGTAGTGGCGTGCGCGAAGTGCGCGATGTCGACCAACAAGTGCCCCATGTGCCGGCGGACTTTCACGAGCGCGGTGCGGCTGTACTACTCGTGA
- the LOC141436174 gene encoding death-associated inhibitor of apoptosis 1-like isoform X2, with translation MPILVDSQHRNVPTVSPIDLFKNAPKKANTLPLVSLPVFEPGAGSPASSPGTPPATLSADKPDNHGLSPDMCREDIRLKTFDKWPLTFLSPQTLARNGFYYLGRGDEVRCAFCKVEIMRWEEGDDPAKDHQRWAPQCPFLRKHGVTGNVPIDPAEAVGHDECGVRAPPTGASVYMPGPVHPKYASESARLRTFKDWPKSMRQKPEELAEAGFYYTGHSDKTKCFYCDGGLKDWESHDIPWEQHARWFDRCAYVQLVKGRDYVQKVISEACVVPEEKEATSAPKPEPATTASSTNDDSDTLEDSKLCKICYAEERNVVFVPCGHVVACAKCAMSTNKCPMCRRTFTSAVRLYYS, from the exons ATGCCCATTTTAGTTGATTCCCAACATAGAAATG taCCTACGGTATCGCCAATCGATTTGTTCAAGAACGCCCCAAAGAAGGCAAATACACTCCCGCTGGTGAGCCTGCCGGTGTTCGAACCTGGCGCGGGCTCACCAGCCTCCTCGCCCGGCACGCCGCCCGCAACGCTCTCCGCCGACAAACCCGATAACCACGGACTAAGCCCCGACATGTGTCGCGAAGATATCCGGCTCAAAACCTTCGACAAGTGGCCTCTCACCTTCCTAAGCCCCCAAACCTTAGCACGTAATGGATTCTACTACCTCGGCCGTGGCGACGAAGTGCGATGCGCTTTTTGCAAAGTCGAAATCATGCGGTGGGAAGAGGGCGACGACCCCGCCAAGGACCACCAGCGCTGGGCTCCTCAGTGCCCTTTTTTGAGAAAGCACGGCGTTACTGGAAACGTTCCTATCGATCCTGCCGAGGCCGTCGGACACGACGAGTGCGGCGTGCGCGCGCCTCCTACCGGCGCCAGCGTCTATATGCCCGGCCCTGTTCATCCCAAATACGCGTCAGAGTCTGCTCGCCTTCGCACCTTCAAAGACTGGCCCAAAAGCATGAGACAGAAGCCCGAGGAACTAGCGGAAGCCGGATTCTACTACACCGGTCACAGCGACAAGACGAAATGCTTCTACTGCGACGGTGGTTTGAAAGATTGGGAGAGTCACGACATACCATGGGAACAGCACGCTCGGTGGTTCGACCGATGTGCGTACGTGCAGCTCGTCAAAGGCAGAGATTATGTTCAGAAAGTGATATCGGAGGCTTGTGTGGTGCCCGAAGAGAAAGAGGCCACGAGCGCGCCCAAGCCCGAACCCGCGACCACGGCATCCTCCACCAACGACGACTCGGACACTTTGGAAGACTCAAAATTGTGCAAAATATGTTACGCCGAGGAGCGGAATGTGGTGTTCGTGCCTTGCGGGCACGTAGTGGCGTGCGCGAAGTGCGCGATGTCGACCAACAAGTGCCCCATGTGCCGGCGGACTTTCACGAGCGCGGTGCGGCTGTACTACTCGTGA